One segment of Mycolicibacterium neworleansense DNA contains the following:
- a CDS encoding STAS domain-containing protein, with protein MTSRPGPATNGDRPSSDCTITEERRGDISIISVAGTLDALTLHQLEAAMTWPATNTPKAVVVDLSEVDFLASAGMGLLVSTHNALAPAVRFAVVASGPATGRPLALVGITNIIDVYATLAEALVAVAEQVD; from the coding sequence ATGACGAGTAGGCCAGGCCCGGCAACCAACGGCGACAGGCCCTCCTCCGACTGCACGATCACCGAAGAACGCCGCGGTGACATCAGCATCATCTCAGTTGCGGGAACTCTCGACGCTCTGACACTTCATCAGCTGGAAGCGGCGATGACCTGGCCGGCGACCAACACGCCCAAAGCCGTGGTTGTGGATCTCAGCGAGGTGGATTTTCTCGCCTCAGCCGGGATGGGGCTGCTCGTGTCCACACACAACGCCCTCGCCCCGGCGGTTCGGTTCGCTGTTGTGGCCAGCGGGCCGGCCACCGGGCGCCCGCTGGCCCTCGTTGGTATCACCAACATTATCGACGTGTATGCCACGCTTGCCGAGGCGCTCGTCGCCGTGGCGGAGCAGGTAGATTGA
- a CDS encoding Rieske 2Fe-2S domain-containing protein, with translation MSNDSTGAAVREIDVGTAPTRFARGWHCLGMLSEFVDGKPHSINAFGTKLVVFADSEGAVHVLDAYCRHLGGDLSQGEIKGDAVACPFHDWRWAGNGRCTQVPYAKRAPRLARTRVWISSIRAGLLFVWHDPEGGAPSPHLDIPDIPEFRDDGWTEWSWRTELIGSNCREIVDNIVDMAHFYYIHFGFPTYFKNVFEGQVASQYLRTIGRPDVNLGGSHYAGEQILDSEASYFGPSFMINRLHNSYSGYEVEAILVNCHYPVTPDSFVLQWGIMVCRPQGLSDEATDMLLRAFTDGVSRGFLQDVEIWKNKTRIDNPLLVEEDGPVYQLRRWYEQFYVDAADVTADMTDRFEYEVDTTAANEYWRQEVAENLRQQETLTPVDTDLGLNQRSVGKAVQ, from the coding sequence TTGTCCAACGATTCGACTGGTGCCGCGGTGCGTGAGATCGATGTCGGGACGGCTCCGACGCGATTTGCCCGGGGCTGGCATTGTCTGGGCATGCTGTCAGAGTTCGTTGACGGAAAGCCGCACTCGATCAACGCATTCGGAACGAAGTTGGTGGTCTTCGCCGACAGTGAGGGCGCGGTGCACGTGCTTGACGCGTACTGCCGACATCTCGGTGGCGACCTCTCGCAAGGCGAGATCAAAGGTGATGCCGTTGCGTGCCCGTTCCACGACTGGAGGTGGGCCGGCAATGGCCGCTGTACACAGGTCCCGTATGCGAAGCGCGCTCCCCGACTTGCTCGTACACGTGTGTGGATATCGAGTATCCGTGCAGGTCTCTTGTTCGTCTGGCATGACCCAGAGGGCGGTGCACCGTCGCCGCATCTGGACATCCCCGACATTCCTGAGTTTCGTGACGACGGCTGGACGGAATGGTCTTGGCGCACTGAGCTCATCGGCTCGAACTGTCGAGAGATTGTCGACAACATCGTCGACATGGCGCATTTTTACTACATCCATTTCGGCTTTCCGACCTATTTCAAGAACGTGTTCGAAGGCCAGGTGGCGTCGCAGTACCTTCGGACAATCGGCAGGCCCGACGTCAACCTGGGCGGTTCGCACTATGCCGGCGAGCAGATCCTCGATTCCGAGGCGTCCTACTTCGGGCCGTCGTTCATGATCAACCGCCTGCACAACAGCTACAGCGGGTACGAAGTTGAAGCGATCCTGGTCAACTGCCACTACCCCGTGACGCCGGATTCCTTTGTGCTGCAATGGGGAATCATGGTATGTCGCCCGCAAGGCCTGAGCGACGAGGCCACCGACATGCTGTTGCGGGCGTTCACCGATGGTGTCAGCCGTGGCTTTCTGCAAGACGTCGAGATATGGAAGAACAAGACGCGTATCGACAATCCACTTCTGGTGGAGGAGGACGGTCCGGTCTATCAGCTGCGACGGTGGTACGAGCAGTTCTATGTCGACGCCGCCGACGTCACCGCGGACATGACCGATCGCTTCGAGTACGAGGTGGATACCACGGCCGCCAACGAGTACTGGCGCCAAGAAGTCGCGGAGAACCTCCGGCAGCAAGAAACCCTGACCCCGGTCGACACAGACCTCGGTCTCAATCAGCGCAGCGTTGGGAAGGCAGTTCAGTGA
- a CDS encoding universal stress protein: protein MGVIAKSASQIDIKEYLLPWIASAVESTANVLVGIDGSMSALEAAAWAAREAERRRIPLRLVHIVDPGEAEIELGPWSQHRVLKYLESRAVDFLAEARQKVGVACPEAAVETTCITGRPLPTLIALSREALLTVVGSSRADPRGVVHAGSVAVSVSAHGYGPVVVVRGTEDDSREQQRQTVVVGIDSSNAAENAAQWAFEEAALRGADLTAVFSCGELPGSLTDRASDHQWWLEYQARQKQSLVERIGQWTERYPEVVANCEVATGRPAWALMRWAHDAKLVVVGSRGRSEFVGSVLGSTSHTLVHHAPCPVMIVPSSASSNRSGQP from the coding sequence GTGGGCGTCATCGCTAAGTCCGCCAGCCAAATCGATATCAAGGAGTATCTATTGCCCTGGATCGCAAGCGCGGTTGAGAGTACCGCCAACGTTCTTGTCGGCATTGACGGATCGATGTCTGCCCTCGAAGCAGCCGCATGGGCGGCACGGGAGGCAGAACGACGGAGGATCCCGCTGCGGCTGGTACACATCGTCGATCCTGGTGAAGCAGAGATCGAACTAGGTCCTTGGTCGCAGCACAGGGTACTGAAGTACCTGGAATCCAGGGCCGTTGACTTTCTGGCCGAGGCTCGGCAGAAGGTAGGTGTGGCATGTCCGGAGGCAGCAGTTGAGACCACATGCATCACAGGCCGACCTCTGCCGACGCTGATTGCGTTGTCGCGAGAGGCGCTGCTGACGGTTGTGGGATCGAGCCGCGCCGATCCCCGGGGCGTCGTCCATGCCGGGTCGGTAGCGGTATCCGTGAGCGCTCACGGGTACGGTCCAGTGGTCGTTGTGCGCGGCACAGAGGACGATTCCCGAGAGCAACAGCGGCAGACGGTCGTAGTCGGTATCGACAGTTCCAACGCCGCCGAGAACGCAGCCCAGTGGGCTTTCGAGGAAGCGGCTCTGCGCGGCGCTGATCTCACGGCCGTCTTCAGCTGTGGTGAACTGCCCGGTAGCCTCACGGATCGGGCATCCGATCACCAATGGTGGCTGGAATATCAAGCCCGTCAGAAACAATCGCTGGTTGAGCGCATCGGGCAGTGGACCGAACGGTATCCCGAGGTTGTCGCCAATTGCGAAGTAGCAACTGGCCGGCCGGCGTGGGCGTTGATGCGTTGGGCGCACGATGCGAAACTGGTCGTCGTTGGCAGTCGCGGCCGAAGTGAATTTGTGGGTTCCGTCCTGGGATCGACCAGCCACACCCTCGTTCATCATGCACCGTGTCCGGTGATGATCGTGCCGTCGAGCGCCTCCTCGAACCGCAGTGGTCAGCCATAG
- the ctaD gene encoding aa3-type cytochrome oxidase subunit I yields MTAEAPPIGELQARRPFPERTGPKGNLIYKLITTTDHKLIGIMYCVTCFTFFGIGGVMALLMRTELTEPGMQFLSNEQFNQLFTMHGTVMLLFYATPIVFGFANLVLPLQIGAPDVAFPRLNALSYWLFLFGALIALGGFITPGGAADFGWTAYTPLSDAIHSPGAGADLWILGIAVGGLGTILGAVNMITTVVCMRAPGMTMFRMPIFTWNILITSMLVVIVFPLLTAAMFGLAADRRLGAHIYDPANGGLMLFQHLFWFFGHPEVYVLALPFFGVVSEIIPVFSRKPIFGYTTLVYATISIAALSVAVWAHHMYATGAVLLPFFSFMTFLIAVPTGIKFFNWVGTMWRGQLTFESPMLFSIGFLVTFLLGGLSGVLLASPPIDFHVTESYFVVAHFHYTLFGTIVFATYAGVYFWFPKMTGRLLDERLAKVHFWLTFIGFHLTFLVQHWVGDEGMPRRYADYLPTDGFTTLNVVSTIGSFILGISVLPFVWNVFKSWRYGEPVTVDDPWGHGNSLEWATSCPPPRHNFTELPRIRSERPAFELHYPHMVERMRLEAHVGHNNEP; encoded by the coding sequence GTGACTGCCGAAGCCCCTCCAATCGGAGAACTCCAGGCACGTCGTCCGTTTCCGGAACGGACAGGCCCCAAGGGCAACCTGATCTACAAACTCATCACCACGACCGATCACAAGCTGATCGGCATCATGTACTGCGTCACGTGTTTCACGTTCTTCGGGATCGGCGGCGTGATGGCGCTATTGATGCGCACCGAACTGACCGAACCCGGGATGCAGTTCTTATCCAATGAGCAGTTCAACCAGCTGTTCACCATGCACGGCACGGTGATGCTGCTGTTCTATGCCACCCCGATCGTGTTCGGGTTCGCCAACCTGGTGCTCCCGCTGCAGATCGGCGCGCCCGACGTGGCGTTCCCGCGGCTGAACGCCCTCTCATATTGGCTGTTCCTGTTCGGAGCGCTGATCGCCCTCGGCGGCTTCATCACCCCCGGTGGCGCAGCCGATTTCGGCTGGACCGCCTACACCCCGCTCAGCGACGCCATTCACTCCCCCGGCGCCGGAGCGGACCTGTGGATCCTGGGAATCGCCGTCGGTGGTCTGGGCACCATTCTCGGCGCGGTCAACATGATCACCACCGTGGTCTGCATGCGCGCCCCAGGTATGACGATGTTCCGGATGCCGATCTTCACCTGGAACATCCTGATCACCTCCATGCTGGTGGTGATCGTGTTCCCCCTGCTGACCGCCGCGATGTTCGGACTGGCCGCCGACCGCCGGCTCGGCGCCCACATCTACGACCCCGCCAACGGCGGCCTCATGCTGTTCCAACATCTGTTCTGGTTCTTCGGCCACCCCGAGGTCTACGTCCTGGCCCTGCCGTTCTTCGGTGTCGTATCCGAGATCATTCCGGTGTTCAGCCGCAAGCCGATCTTCGGTTACACCACACTGGTCTACGCCACCATCAGCATCGCCGCTCTGTCCGTGGCTGTTTGGGCGCACCACATGTACGCCACCGGCGCGGTCCTGCTGCCGTTCTTCTCCTTCATGACGTTCCTGATCGCGGTGCCGACCGGCATCAAGTTCTTCAACTGGGTGGGCACCATGTGGCGCGGCCAACTCACCTTCGAATCCCCGATGCTGTTCTCGATCGGCTTCCTGGTCACGTTCCTGCTGGGCGGTTTGTCCGGCGTGCTGCTGGCCAGCCCGCCGATCGACTTCCACGTCACCGAGAGCTATTTCGTCGTCGCGCACTTCCACTACACCCTGTTCGGCACCATCGTGTTCGCCACCTACGCCGGCGTGTACTTCTGGTTCCCGAAGATGACCGGACGTCTGCTCGATGAACGCCTGGCGAAAGTGCATTTCTGGCTGACCTTCATCGGCTTCCACCTCACCTTCCTGGTGCAGCACTGGGTCGGTGACGAGGGCATGCCGCGCCGCTACGCCGACTACCTGCCCACCGATGGGTTCACCACATTGAATGTGGTCTCCACCATCGGATCCTTCATCCTGGGCATCTCGGTACTGCCGTTTGTGTGGAACGTGTTCAAGAGCTGGCGCTACGGCGAACCCGTCACCGTCGACGACCCCTGGGGCCACGGCAACTCGCTGGAGTGGGCGACCTCCTGCCCGCCGCCGCGGCACAACTTCACCGAGCTGCCCCGCATCCGTTCGGAGCGCCCCGCATTCGAGTTGCACTACCCCCACATGGTCGAGCGGATGCGCCTCGAAGCCCACGTCGGCCACAACAACGAACCATGA
- a CDS encoding AurF N-oxygenase family protein codes for MARTRMIRRWRKNMDVSDDMQYADMLATLSEGSVRRSFNPYKDIEWDTPAFAVKADDPRWILPESDPIGAHAWYQAQPVERQIEIGMWRQANVAKVGEQFENILIRGLMEYSFWVPNGSPEYRYCLHESIEECNHNLMFQEMVNRIGMDVPGMPRLLKWMQPLIPLTAGPLPIPFFFGVLAGEEPIDHTQKNVLREGKALHPIMERVMAIHVAEEARHMSFAHQYLHKRVPNLRFHQRLLLSLFVPLTMRILCSAIIVPPRAFWKEFDIPRSVRKDLFFGSPESRKILRDMFGDVRMLCHDTGLMNPIAKLMWRICKIDGPPSRYRSEPQRQHLLSVV; via the coding sequence ATGGCTCGGACCAGGATGATCAGGCGTTGGCGCAAGAACATGGACGTCAGCGACGACATGCAGTACGCCGATATGCTCGCGACCCTGTCGGAGGGGTCGGTGCGTCGCAGCTTCAACCCGTACAAGGACATCGAGTGGGACACACCAGCTTTCGCTGTCAAAGCAGACGATCCGCGCTGGATCCTGCCCGAATCGGACCCGATCGGCGCTCATGCGTGGTACCAGGCGCAGCCGGTGGAGCGGCAGATCGAGATCGGCATGTGGCGCCAGGCCAATGTCGCCAAGGTTGGTGAGCAGTTCGAGAACATCCTGATCCGCGGCCTGATGGAGTACTCGTTCTGGGTGCCCAACGGCTCGCCGGAGTACCGGTACTGCCTGCACGAATCCATTGAGGAGTGCAACCACAATCTGATGTTCCAGGAGATGGTGAATCGGATCGGGATGGACGTGCCGGGTATGCCGCGGCTGCTCAAGTGGATGCAGCCGCTGATCCCGTTGACCGCGGGCCCGCTGCCGATCCCGTTCTTCTTCGGTGTGCTCGCCGGCGAGGAGCCCATCGACCACACGCAGAAGAACGTGCTGCGCGAGGGCAAGGCCCTGCATCCGATCATGGAGCGGGTCATGGCGATTCACGTCGCCGAGGAGGCCCGTCACATGTCCTTCGCGCACCAGTACCTGCACAAGCGGGTGCCGAATCTTCGCTTCCACCAGCGCCTGCTGCTGTCGCTGTTCGTGCCGCTGACCATGCGCATCCTGTGCTCGGCGATCATCGTGCCGCCGCGCGCGTTCTGGAAGGAGTTCGACATCCCGCGCTCGGTGCGCAAGGACCTGTTCTTCGGTTCGCCCGAGTCGCGCAAGATCCTGCGGGACATGTTCGGCGATGTCCGCATGCTGTGCCACGACACCGGCCTGATGAACCCGATCGCCAAGCTGATGTGGCGGATCTGCAAGATCGACGGGCCCCCGAGCCGCTACCGCAGCGAACCGCAACGTCAGCATCTGCTTTCCGTCGTCTAG
- the nrdF gene encoding class 1b ribonucleoside-diphosphate reductase subunit beta yields MTMPSADEPLPEPLEAINWNAVTDYRDIEVWNRLTANFWLPEKVPLSNDLASWNSLSEAQQLLTIRVFTGLTLLDTMQGTVGCVEMLADSLTPHEEAVYTNMAFMESVHAKSYSSIFSTLCSTREISDAFAWSRSNIYLQRKAHIVHDYYRGNDPLKKKISSVMLESFMFYSGFYLPLYWAAHSILPNTADIIRLIIRDEAVHGHYIGYKFQRGFHYETTARQNELREFAYAMLTELYDNETDYARYLYDPLGMTDPVLPYMRYNANKALANLGFDPLFARADSQAPVEILSALDPGAAENHDFFSGSGNAYVIGTAVTTTDDDWNW; encoded by the coding sequence ATGACCATGCCGAGCGCGGACGAGCCGCTACCGGAGCCTCTGGAAGCGATCAACTGGAACGCAGTCACCGACTACCGGGACATCGAAGTATGGAATCGGTTGACAGCCAACTTCTGGCTCCCCGAGAAAGTGCCATTGTCCAATGACCTGGCCAGCTGGAACAGCCTCAGTGAAGCCCAGCAACTGCTCACCATACGGGTATTCACCGGCCTCACGCTGCTCGACACCATGCAGGGAACCGTGGGATGCGTTGAAATGCTCGCAGATTCGCTGACCCCACACGAAGAGGCCGTCTATACGAACATGGCGTTCATGGAGTCGGTTCATGCCAAGAGTTACAGCTCCATCTTCTCCACCCTGTGCTCCACACGCGAGATCTCCGATGCGTTCGCGTGGTCACGCAGCAATATCTACCTACAGCGCAAGGCTCATATCGTCCACGACTACTACCGCGGCAACGACCCGCTGAAAAAGAAGATCAGCTCGGTCATGCTGGAGTCGTTCATGTTCTACAGCGGCTTCTACTTGCCGCTGTATTGGGCAGCACACTCGATCCTGCCCAATACCGCCGACATCATCCGGTTGATCATTCGCGACGAGGCCGTGCACGGGCACTACATCGGCTACAAGTTCCAACGCGGATTTCACTACGAAACGACCGCGCGGCAAAACGAATTGCGCGAGTTCGCCTACGCCATGCTCACCGAGCTCTACGACAACGAAACTGACTACGCCCGCTATCTCTACGACCCGCTGGGCATGACAGATCCAGTGCTGCCCTATATGCGCTACAACGCCAACAAAGCCCTCGCCAACCTTGGCTTCGACCCATTGTTCGCGCGCGCCGACAGCCAGGCTCCCGTGGAGATCCTGTCCGCGCTCGACCCCGGGGCAGCCGAGAACCACGACTTCTTCTCTGGCAGCGGCAACGCGTACGTCATCGGAACCGCGGTCACGACCACCGACGACGACTGGAACTGGTAG
- a CDS encoding WhiB family transcriptional regulator → MNTCQRPIAESASLDWRSRGSCRDADPTVFYGPDRERAAARRRRVAQAKAICQACPVKRACLRQSLRLAERHGVWGGLTADERGDILMALSPASGEGGASAT, encoded by the coding sequence ATGAACACCTGCCAGCGGCCGATTGCTGAGTCGGCCTCTCTGGATTGGCGTTCACGGGGCAGCTGCCGCGACGCCGACCCGACGGTGTTCTATGGCCCCGATCGCGAAAGAGCCGCGGCGCGACGACGACGTGTAGCCCAGGCCAAGGCGATCTGCCAAGCATGTCCGGTAAAGCGTGCATGCCTCAGACAATCGCTGAGACTCGCCGAACGGCACGGGGTCTGGGGAGGGCTGACGGCCGATGAACGCGGCGACATACTGATGGCACTGTCGCCGGCCAGCGGGGAGGGAGGCGCTTCGGCGACGTAG
- a CDS encoding protoporphyrinogen oxidase — MGLSYCIVGGGISGLVAAYRLRRSAGPDASITLFDGADRLGGVLRTVRLGGQPFDIGAEAFITRRPEMPALLAELGLADRQIQTTGAQPSLYSCGQLHPLPQGAVQGIPTLASSMLDLVDNASIAQVLDERIRPLTWNVGADPTVAELVGDRFGQQVVTRSVDPLLAGVYAGSAASIGLRAAAPAVAVALDRGATSLTEAVRRALPAPVFGSAFGAVRGGYSVLVDELRHRAGAHWIQKGVQRIDSTTGGWEVIDEEGGYWPADAVVIAVPAPRLPSLIEHLAPHSAAAARRIPVASVAVVGLALPAGTPLPQQSGVLAASGEKLRCKAITLSSRKWGRCGDVELVRLSFGRLGDELARNATDDDLLSWAQQDLVTLFGIAVEPVDSHVHRWMDAIPQYQPGHRGVITELRAGLPPTLVVAGAYLDGVGVPACVGTATRAAESLLTACATR; from the coding sequence ATGGGCCTTTCGTATTGCATTGTCGGTGGCGGAATCTCGGGTCTGGTAGCCGCCTACCGGCTTCGAAGGTCCGCCGGTCCGGACGCGTCGATCACGTTGTTCGACGGCGCTGATCGGCTCGGCGGCGTACTGCGCACCGTGCGTCTTGGCGGGCAACCATTCGACATCGGCGCCGAGGCCTTCATCACCCGCAGGCCGGAAATGCCGGCTCTGCTGGCCGAGCTCGGGCTGGCCGATCGCCAGATCCAGACCACTGGTGCGCAGCCGTCGCTCTACAGCTGTGGGCAGTTGCACCCGTTGCCGCAGGGCGCAGTGCAAGGGATCCCGACGTTGGCATCGTCGATGCTCGACCTGGTGGACAACGCATCGATCGCTCAAGTTCTCGACGAACGCATCCGCCCGCTGACCTGGAACGTCGGCGCTGATCCGACCGTCGCGGAACTGGTCGGCGATCGGTTCGGGCAGCAGGTCGTAACCAGGTCGGTGGACCCCCTGCTGGCCGGTGTGTATGCGGGATCGGCGGCGAGCATTGGCTTGCGCGCGGCTGCCCCGGCCGTGGCTGTCGCGCTCGATCGCGGCGCGACGAGCTTGACCGAGGCGGTGCGCAGGGCATTGCCAGCCCCGGTTTTCGGGTCGGCCTTCGGTGCGGTGCGGGGTGGCTACTCAGTGCTGGTCGACGAACTACGTCACCGGGCCGGTGCCCATTGGATTCAGAAGGGTGTCCAGCGAATCGACAGCACCACCGGTGGCTGGGAGGTGATCGATGAAGAAGGTGGCTACTGGCCGGCCGATGCAGTCGTGATTGCTGTTCCGGCGCCACGCCTGCCCTCACTGATCGAGCACCTCGCGCCGCACAGCGCGGCAGCTGCGCGCCGCATACCCGTCGCCTCGGTGGCCGTTGTAGGGCTGGCTCTTCCAGCGGGCACACCGCTGCCCCAGCAGTCGGGGGTCTTGGCGGCCAGCGGAGAAAAGCTGCGCTGTAAGGCGATCACCCTGTCGTCGCGGAAATGGGGCCGGTGCGGCGATGTAGAACTGGTCCGGCTGTCGTTCGGCCGACTGGGCGACGAACTGGCCCGCAACGCCACTGACGACGACCTGCTGTCCTGGGCACAACAGGATCTGGTCACCCTCTTCGGCATTGCCGTGGAGCCCGTGGACTCTCACGTGCATCGCTGGATGGACGCGATCCCGCAGTACCAGCCGGGCCACCGAGGGGTGATCACCGAGCTACGGGCTGGGCTGCCGCCAACGCTGGTGGTGGCAGGCGCATACCTGGATGGAGTCGGGGTTCCAGCGTGTGTCGGGACGGCTACCCGCGCGGCCGAGTCACTGCTGACCGCCTGCGCGACACGGTAG
- a CDS encoding flavin-containing monooxygenase yields MTDIEHLDVLIIGAGISGIGAAYYLQREHPGRSYAILEARGATGGTWDLFRYPGIRSDSDLHTFGYEFKPWRDEHAIATADKILAYLRETVAENGIDGHIRFHHKVLGAAWDSVQASWTVDIERTDGEGADPEFVQISASWLFCGGGYYRYDQGYTPRFEGQERFTGRIVHPQHWPEDLDYTDKKVVVIGSGATAVTLVPAMAGTAAHVTMLQRSPTYVMPVPAKDKFANTAKRLLGDKRGYALTRRKNILKQRGVYTFCQKYPTAARAVIRWINAAKLPAGYPVDEHFSPHYNPWDQRLCAVPDGDLFAALGDGGASVVTDRIATFTEKGILLESGRELDADIIVTATGLNIQLLGGMTLTVDGDPVDISKTVAYKGMMLSGVPNFVLAFGYTNSSWTLKIDLLCEHFCRLLSHMDGHGYDMVWPVADPEMETLPLLDFSAGYVQRALGQMPRRGVTGPWVMSMNYFHDVAMLRNGPVVDPNLAFEKVATKTRSVR; encoded by the coding sequence GTGACTGATATCGAACACCTCGACGTGCTGATCATCGGCGCCGGCATCTCCGGCATCGGTGCCGCCTATTACCTGCAGCGTGAACATCCGGGCCGCAGCTACGCGATCCTGGAGGCCCGTGGCGCCACCGGCGGCACGTGGGACCTGTTCCGCTACCCGGGCATCCGGTCGGATTCGGACCTGCACACCTTCGGCTACGAGTTCAAGCCGTGGCGCGACGAGCATGCCATCGCCACCGCCGACAAGATCCTGGCCTACCTGCGTGAGACCGTCGCCGAGAACGGCATCGACGGCCACATCCGGTTCCACCACAAGGTGTTGGGCGCGGCCTGGGATTCGGTGCAGGCGAGCTGGACGGTGGACATCGAGCGGACCGACGGTGAGGGCGCGGATCCCGAATTCGTGCAGATCTCGGCGAGCTGGTTGTTCTGCGGGGGCGGCTACTACCGCTACGACCAGGGTTACACCCCGCGCTTCGAAGGCCAGGAGCGGTTCACCGGACGCATCGTGCACCCCCAGCACTGGCCCGAGGATCTCGACTACACCGACAAGAAGGTCGTCGTGATCGGCAGCGGTGCCACCGCGGTCACGCTGGTCCCGGCGATGGCGGGGACCGCGGCCCACGTCACCATGTTGCAGCGCTCACCGACCTACGTGATGCCGGTGCCGGCCAAGGACAAGTTCGCCAACACCGCCAAGCGGCTGCTGGGCGACAAGCGTGGCTACGCGCTGACCCGGCGTAAGAACATCCTCAAACAGCGTGGGGTCTACACGTTCTGCCAGAAGTACCCGACGGCGGCCCGGGCTGTGATCCGCTGGATCAACGCCGCCAAGCTGCCCGCGGGGTATCCGGTGGACGAGCATTTCAGCCCCCACTACAACCCGTGGGACCAGCGGTTGTGCGCAGTGCCTGACGGTGACCTGTTCGCCGCGCTCGGTGACGGCGGTGCTTCGGTGGTCACCGACCGCATCGCGACGTTCACCGAGAAGGGCATCCTGCTGGAGTCCGGCCGCGAGCTCGACGCCGACATCATCGTCACCGCAACCGGATTGAACATCCAGCTGCTCGGCGGGATGACCCTTACGGTTGACGGTGATCCGGTCGACATATCGAAGACCGTGGCCTACAAGGGCATGATGTTGTCCGGCGTTCCCAACTTCGTGCTCGCGTTCGGCTACACCAACTCGTCGTGGACGCTCAAGATCGACCTGTTGTGCGAGCACTTCTGCCGGCTGCTGAGCCACATGGACGGTCACGGCTATGACATGGTGTGGCCGGTCGCTGATCCGGAGATGGAAACTCTTCCGTTGCTGGACTTCTCGGCAGGGTACGTGCAGCGAGCTCTGGGTCAGATGCCTCGCCGCGGCGTCACGGGCCCGTGGGTGATGTCGATGAACTACTTCCATGACGTGGCGATGCTACGAAACGGGCCCGTGGTCGACCCGAATCTCGCGTTCGAGAAGGTTGCGACGAAAACCCGATCTGTTCGGTGA
- the hsaA gene encoding 3-hydroxy-9,10-secoandrosta-1,3,5(10)-triene-9,17-dione monooxygenase oxygenase subunit, with amino-acid sequence MTSVQQGTTRAVHDTRTVLAGVDELLPLLRERAQSTEDLRAIPDESLTALEDIGFFTLLQPEQWGGLQCDPTIYCEAVRRLASACGSTGWVAGVLAVHNWHLALFDQQAQEDVWGDDPSARVSSSYAPMGAAHAIDGGYLVSGSWQWSSGSAHATWAFVGGPVIKDGRPVDFGSFLIPRTDYQIDDVWNVVGLRGTGSNTVVVKDVFVPKHRFLSYKAMNDGTAGGYRTNTAPVYKMPWGTIHPTTISAPIVGMAYGAYDAHVEHQGKRVRAAFAGEKAKDDPFAKIRIAEAASDIDAAWRQLSGNVADEYALLVAGEEIPFELRARARRDQVRATGRAIASIDRLFEASGATALSNDAPVQRFWRDAHAGRVHAANDPERAYLIFGNNEFGLPPADTMV; translated from the coding sequence GTGACTTCTGTTCAGCAAGGTACTACCCGGGCGGTTCACGACACCCGAACAGTTCTGGCGGGCGTCGACGAGTTGTTGCCGCTGCTGCGCGAGCGGGCCCAGTCCACCGAGGATTTGCGGGCGATCCCCGACGAGTCCCTGACAGCGCTCGAGGACATCGGGTTCTTCACCCTGCTGCAGCCCGAGCAGTGGGGCGGTCTGCAGTGCGACCCCACCATCTACTGCGAGGCAGTGCGCCGGCTGGCCAGCGCCTGTGGTTCGACCGGCTGGGTGGCGGGTGTGCTGGCCGTGCACAACTGGCACCTGGCGCTGTTCGATCAGCAGGCCCAGGAAGACGTCTGGGGTGACGACCCGTCCGCACGCGTGTCCTCGTCGTACGCCCCGATGGGTGCGGCCCATGCCATCGACGGGGGCTATCTGGTGTCGGGATCATGGCAGTGGTCGTCAGGAAGTGCGCACGCCACCTGGGCCTTCGTCGGTGGCCCGGTCATCAAGGACGGCCGGCCGGTCGATTTCGGCAGCTTCCTGATCCCGCGGACCGACTACCAGATCGACGACGTCTGGAACGTCGTCGGCCTGCGCGGCACCGGCAGCAACACCGTCGTGGTCAAGGACGTGTTCGTGCCCAAGCACCGCTTCCTGTCCTACAAGGCCATGAATGACGGCACCGCCGGCGGGTATCGGACCAACACCGCCCCGGTCTACAAGATGCCTTGGGGCACAATTCATCCCACCACCATCTCGGCCCCGATCGTGGGTATGGCCTACGGCGCCTACGACGCCCACGTCGAGCACCAGGGCAAGCGTGTCCGCGCCGCCTTCGCCGGCGAGAAGGCCAAGGACGATCCGTTCGCCAAGATCCGGATCGCCGAGGCCGCCAGCGACATCGACGCCGCCTGGCGCCAGCTGTCGGGCAACGTTGCCGACGAGTACGCGCTGCTGGTCGCCGGTGAGGAGATCCCGTTCGAGCTGCGCGCCCGCGCCCGTCGCGACCAGGTGCGTGCCACCGGCCGCGCGATCGCCTCGATCGACCGGCTCTTCGAGGCCTCGGGTGCCACCGCGCTGTCCAACGACGCTCCGGTACAGCGGTTCTGGCGTGACGCACACGCCGGCCGGGTGCACGCGGCCAACGATCCCGAGCGCGCCTACCTGATCTTCGGCAACAACGAGTTCGGCCTGCCCCCGGCCGACACGATGGTCTGA